One Deltaproteobacteria bacterium genomic window, GGTAGGTGTCACCGAAAACGCCCCCGAGAATGAACGCGACGTCCCGGTCCCCGTGCCGCGCGAACCGCAACCGCAACGCGCCGCGCGCGGCGAGGCGCCCAACCATCCGCGCGTAGAAGCCGCGCAGGCCCGACCCTTCGATCCCGACGCCGGCGCGGCCCTTCCAACTGCGGGCGTCGACCGCGAGCACGCGCGCGATCGCCGCATCCGGCGGCTCCCGGTCGGCCGCGACGATGTCGACGCCCGCATCGCGCGCCCGCCGCCGCGCGCGCGACAGCGACCGGCGGAAGTTGCGCGACCGGCGCGCGAGGTAGCCGTCGACACCGGCGGCGAGATCCGCGACGTGGCGCACGGTGGTCGCGCCGCGCCGCAGGTCGTAGCGGCGACCGAGTTCAGCCAACAGCCGCCGCTTGGCGTCCGTTCCGTCGAGCAGGCCGGCCAGCAACAACACGTCCCACCGGTGGTTCGCACACACCGCCACCAGCGCCTCCGGCTCGGCGCCGACGACCGGCGACGCGAGCGCCCAGCTCGCCTCCAGCGGCTCGAGGTAGGTGAAGCCCCGCTCGTGTCGCCCGCGGGCGAACGCGATCCATGCGTCGCCGTCGCGAAACAGGAGCGGCTCGCGCGGCGGCATCAGTTCCTCGTGTGCCGGCAGGATCCAGTCGGAGCTGGTACAGAACCGATCGACCTCGGTGCGGGACGCCACCGCCGCGTCGTACTCCCCGGCGCGCTCGTACAGCGTGTCGAGGTCGATCCGGTGCAATCGTGGTCCCCCCGAGGTAGGTTCGCCGGTCCGGGACCATCCCGGCACCGCCCATCGATCATACTGCCATGCCGACCGGACCGAGTTCGTCCCCGCTGCTCGATCGCGCCGCCCGCGCGGCGATCGCACGCCGCCGCGCGGTAGCCGCGGTCCTCGCGGCCGTCACCGCGATCGCGGTCGCCGGCGCGTTGCGGGTCGAAGCCGACTTCACTCCCGACGACCTGTTCACCGGTCTCGAC contains:
- a CDS encoding GNAT family N-acetyltransferase translates to MHRIDLDTLYERAGEYDAAVASRTEVDRFCTSSDWILPAHEELMPPREPLLFRDGDAWIAFARGRHERGFTYLEPLEASWALASPVVGAEPEALVAVCANHRWDVLLLAGLLDGTDAKRRLLAELGRRYDLRRGATTVRHVADLAAGVDGYLARRSRNFRRSLSRARRRARDAGVDIVAADREPPDAAIARVLAVDARSWKGRAGVGIEGSGLRGFYARMVGRLAARGALRLRFARHGDRDVAFILGGVFGDTYRGLQFAYDADWARIGLGNLCQIEQMAALCSEGIAVYDLGTTGGRYKRRWADRTVASTLYVVVNA